The Phycisphaeraceae bacterium genome window below encodes:
- a CDS encoding acyl-CoA carboxylase subunit beta, translated as MTSKTSPPASAPASGTGLRGATATWMADAARAEQGGGPSGIERQHRHGRLTARERIDRLVDPGAPRLECGLLSAWGMYRDYGGAPAAGVVTLLSVVAGKPAMIIANDATVKAGAFFPMTCKKIIRAQMIAERAHLPLIYLVDSAGVFLPLQEDVFPDADDFGRIFRNNAVYSGMGIPQIAAIMGNCVAGGGYLPVLCDTLLMTEGSGLYLAGPALVKAAIGQEVSSEELGGAAMHAQISGTIDFREKDDPACLARLRRLMEDNLAARRLVEPPLKVVAPRRAATEVFDIFKSEPGQQYDMVELLASIVDGEGFDEYRAEYGQSLVCAFARIGGVPCGIVANQKQLTRRSMPGGKAGPTSAVNMPAVIYDDSADKAARFIMDCNQQRLPLLFVHDTTGFMVGRDSEQTGIIRSGAKMVNAMANSVVPKISLIVGGSFGAGNYAMCGRAFDPFLTLAWPGAKCSVMGAGQAANTLLQIDLAARERKGEKIDDAMRASLLAAITASYNEQQDIRYGESRGWVDRIIDPARTRDELIFAMRLALMAPSDRPYRTGVLQT; from the coding sequence ATGACGAGCAAGACCTCGCCGCCGGCCTCCGCACCAGCCTCAGGGACCGGCCTTCGGGGGGCCACGGCCACCTGGATGGCCGACGCCGCCCGTGCGGAGCAGGGCGGAGGTCCCTCCGGCATTGAACGGCAGCACCGACACGGGCGCCTCACCGCGCGCGAGCGCATTGATCGGCTGGTCGATCCCGGTGCTCCGCGCCTTGAGTGCGGGCTTCTCTCCGCCTGGGGCATGTATCGCGACTACGGCGGAGCGCCAGCCGCGGGCGTGGTCACTCTGCTTTCGGTGGTTGCGGGCAAGCCCGCGATGATCATCGCGAATGATGCGACGGTGAAGGCCGGCGCCTTCTTCCCGATGACCTGCAAGAAGATCATCCGTGCCCAGATGATCGCGGAGCGCGCGCATCTTCCGCTCATCTATCTCGTCGACAGCGCCGGTGTCTTTCTGCCGCTTCAAGAGGATGTCTTCCCCGATGCGGATGACTTCGGCAGGATCTTCCGCAACAACGCCGTCTACAGCGGCATGGGCATTCCGCAGATCGCGGCGATCATGGGGAACTGCGTCGCGGGTGGCGGATATCTCCCCGTGCTCTGCGACACGCTGCTGATGACCGAGGGAAGCGGGCTCTATCTCGCGGGTCCGGCGCTCGTCAAGGCGGCGATCGGCCAGGAAGTCTCGAGCGAAGAACTCGGAGGCGCGGCCATGCACGCGCAGATTTCGGGCACCATCGACTTCCGCGAGAAGGATGATCCCGCGTGCCTCGCGAGGCTGCGGCGCCTGATGGAGGACAACCTCGCGGCCCGGCGCCTTGTGGAGCCGCCATTGAAAGTGGTGGCCCCGCGTCGCGCCGCCACCGAGGTCTTCGACATCTTCAAGAGTGAGCCGGGCCAGCAGTACGACATGGTCGAACTGCTTGCCTCGATCGTCGATGGCGAGGGCTTCGACGAGTATCGCGCGGAGTACGGGCAATCACTCGTCTGCGCCTTCGCTCGGATCGGCGGCGTGCCCTGCGGCATTGTGGCCAACCAGAAGCAGCTCACGCGGCGCTCCATGCCCGGCGGCAAGGCGGGGCCGACCTCGGCCGTGAACATGCCCGCGGTCATCTATGACGACAGCGCCGACAAGGCGGCACGCTTCATCATGGATTGCAATCAGCAGCGGCTGCCGCTCCTCTTCGTGCATGACACCACCGGATTCATGGTGGGGCGCGACAGTGAACAGACGGGCATCATCCGATCCGGCGCGAAGATGGTGAATGCGATGGCGAACTCCGTGGTTCCGAAGATCTCGCTCATTGTGGGCGGAAGTTTCGGGGCGGGCAACTATGCCATGTGCGGCCGTGCGTTCGATCCCTTCCTGACGCTCGCGTGGCCCGGTGCCAAGTGCAGCGTGATGGGCGCTGGTCAGGCTGCCAACACGCTCCTCCAGATTGACCTCGCCGCGCGGGAGCGCAAGGGAGAGAAGATCGATGATGCCATGCGCGCGAGCCTGCTCGCGGCGATCACCGCCAGCTACAACGAGCAGCAGGACATCCGCTACGGCGAGAGCCGAGGGTGGGTGGATCGCATCATCGACCCCGCTCGAACGCGAGACGAACTCATCTTCGCGATGCGGCTTGCGCTGATGGCGCCGAGCGATCGGCCCTATCGCACCGGCGTGCTCCAGACATGA
- a CDS encoding cold shock domain-containing protein, with translation MSNAELHQVEGTVKWFDPRKGYGFIVGPEGQDIFVHFSVIEQVEGFRTLRDGEKVVYSAAVGPKGWSATRAKATTRVPQSSGH, from the coding sequence ATGTCGAACGCCGAGTTGCACCAGGTTGAGGGCACCGTCAAGTGGTTCGACCCGCGAAAGGGATACGGCTTCATCGTCGGTCCGGAGGGGCAGGACATCTTCGTGCACTTCTCGGTGATCGAGCAGGTGGAGGGATTCCGAACCCTTCGGGATGGCGAGAAGGTGGTCTACTCAGCGGCCGTCGGCCCGAAAGGTTGGTCGGCGACCCGCGCGAAGGCGACGACGCGAGTGCCGCAGAGCAGCGGCCACTGA
- the gyrA gene encoding DNA gyrase subunit A translates to MADAPDQESTAPIDRVLEQEIDQELHDSYLTYAMSTIMDRALPDVRDGLKPSQRRVLVAMHDLNLTPGRKHIKCAKICGDTSGNYHPHGESVIYPTLVNLGQAWKTRYLLVDKQGNFGSIEGDPPAAMRYTEARMTAASVAMLEDLDKETVDFRPNYDERLEEPTVLPGRFPNLLVNGSTGIAVGMASAMPPHNLSEICDAIVAVIDQPEIGLEELMKLVPGPDFPTGGSIIGRRGIIEAYATGRGRITLRGKVHHTKDGTRDAIVIDEIPYQVNQSSLIEKIVESSREGRISDVADVKNHSGRDAQTRIVVVLRKGADPEVVEKQLYEYTPLQSNFSVANIALVNSQPRTLGLKALLQGYIDHRRQVVRRRTAYLLRQAKQQAHRLEGLIYAVCDIDEVIRIIRQSREREEAITALMDRGFRIAADHRYAPLIPRQVIERTHLVPEGARLTRVQAEAIGAMRLIQLVGLEVEKLAAEFTKLLEEIEGYEAILADEKLVLDIIREDTIELKDKFGDARRTRIEQGEAEDFDIEALITEHDVVVTISHEGYVKRLPVDTYRTQGRGGVGIRGSDAKEGDFIEQIFTGSSHDDLLCFTTTGRVFRTKVWQIPEMSRTSKGRHIRQVLEMRDDESIRTFLPVAGFESREDYLFFVTAQGRVKRTALGDYRNVNRSGIIAVNLNDGDRLVEVLLTSGRDHVLLATASGMAIRFDENDARVMGRAAAGVKGVELEEGDEVVGAVRCDDASDLLTVTQHGYGKRTPLLEYLVHSEDGSTRAQSRGGKGRIDIKTTERNGRVVAIHSVRPSDDLMFISRGGMIVRVSAGEISQIGRNTQGVRVIKLRDDDALIAAAKVVAESDA, encoded by the coding sequence ATGGCAGACGCCCCGGACCAGGAGTCAACGGCACCCATCGATCGGGTGCTCGAGCAGGAGATCGACCAGGAGCTGCACGACAGCTACCTGACCTATGCGATGAGCACGATCATGGATCGGGCCCTGCCCGATGTCCGTGATGGGCTCAAGCCGAGCCAGCGCCGCGTGCTGGTGGCCATGCACGATCTCAACCTGACGCCCGGTCGCAAGCACATCAAGTGCGCCAAGATCTGCGGCGACACGAGCGGCAACTACCACCCGCACGGCGAGAGCGTCATCTACCCGACGCTCGTGAACCTCGGCCAGGCGTGGAAGACGCGCTACCTGCTCGTCGACAAGCAGGGCAACTTCGGTTCGATCGAGGGCGATCCGCCCGCGGCCATGCGATACACGGAAGCGCGCATGACCGCTGCCTCGGTGGCCATGCTCGAGGATCTCGACAAGGAGACCGTCGACTTCAGGCCCAACTACGACGAGCGCCTGGAAGAGCCGACCGTGCTGCCGGGGCGCTTCCCCAATCTGCTGGTCAACGGTTCGACGGGCATCGCCGTCGGAATGGCGAGCGCGATGCCGCCGCACAATCTCTCGGAGATCTGCGATGCGATCGTGGCCGTCATCGATCAGCCGGAGATCGGACTCGAAGAACTCATGAAGCTGGTGCCCGGGCCCGATTTCCCCACCGGAGGCAGCATCATCGGCCGCCGCGGCATCATCGAGGCGTACGCCACGGGCCGGGGCAGGATCACGCTGCGCGGCAAGGTGCACCACACGAAGGATGGCACGCGCGACGCCATCGTCATCGACGAGATCCCCTACCAGGTCAACCAGAGTTCGCTCATCGAGAAGATCGTCGAGTCGAGCCGCGAGGGGCGCATCAGTGATGTCGCCGATGTGAAGAACCACTCCGGGCGTGATGCCCAGACGCGCATCGTCGTGGTGCTGCGCAAGGGCGCCGATCCCGAGGTCGTCGAGAAGCAGCTCTACGAGTACACGCCCCTCCAGAGCAACTTCAGCGTGGCGAACATTGCGCTGGTCAACAGCCAGCCGCGCACGCTCGGCTTGAAGGCGCTGCTCCAGGGCTACATCGACCATCGGCGCCAGGTCGTCCGGCGTCGCACCGCCTACCTGCTCCGCCAGGCGAAGCAGCAGGCGCATCGCCTTGAAGGTCTCATCTACGCCGTCTGCGACATCGACGAGGTGATTCGCATCATCCGGCAGAGCCGCGAGCGTGAAGAGGCGATCACGGCGCTGATGGACCGCGGCTTCCGGATCGCCGCCGACCATCGCTACGCGCCGCTCATTCCGCGGCAGGTCATCGAGCGCACGCACCTTGTGCCCGAGGGGGCCCGCCTGACCCGAGTGCAGGCCGAGGCGATCGGCGCCATGCGGCTGATCCAGCTCGTCGGCCTTGAAGTGGAGAAGCTTGCCGCCGAGTTCACGAAGCTCCTCGAGGAGATCGAGGGCTACGAGGCGATTCTCGCGGATGAGAAGCTCGTGCTGGACATCATCCGCGAGGACACCATCGAGCTGAAGGACAAGTTCGGCGATGCCCGTCGCACTCGCATCGAGCAGGGCGAGGCCGAGGACTTCGACATCGAAGCGCTCATCACGGAGCACGATGTCGTCGTCACGATCAGCCACGAGGGCTATGTGAAGCGCTTGCCGGTCGACACCTATCGCACCCAGGGGCGCGGCGGCGTTGGCATTCGCGGCAGCGATGCCAAGGAAGGCGACTTCATCGAGCAGATCTTCACCGGGTCGAGCCACGATGATCTCCTCTGCTTCACCACCACCGGGCGCGTCTTCCGCACGAAGGTCTGGCAGATTCCGGAGATGTCCCGGACCAGCAAGGGCCGCCACATCCGCCAGGTGCTCGAGATGCGCGACGATGAGTCGATCCGCACCTTCCTTCCGGTGGCCGGATTCGAGTCACGCGAGGACTACCTCTTCTTCGTGACGGCGCAGGGGCGTGTGAAGCGCACGGCGCTCGGCGACTACCGGAATGTCAACCGATCGGGCATCATCGCGGTGAACCTCAACGACGGCGATCGCCTGGTCGAGGTCCTGCTTACGAGCGGCCGCGATCATGTGCTTCTGGCGACCGCGAGCGGCATGGCCATCCGCTTCGACGAGAATGATGCCCGTGTGATGGGCCGTGCGGCCGCGGGCGTGAAGGGCGTCGAGCTTGAGGAGGGCGACGAGGTCGTCGGCGCCGTGCGCTGCGACGATGCGAGCGATCTGCTTACCGTGACCCAGCACGGCTACGGCAAGCGCACGCCGCTTCTTGAGTACCTGGTGCACAGCGAAGATGGCTCGACGCGTGCCCAGAGTCGCGGCGGCAAGGGTCGCATCGACATCAAGACCACCGAGCGCAACGGGCG
- the rpsO gene encoding 30S ribosomal protein S15: MTISATRKQQVITGTRRHDTDSGSPEVQVAILTERISELQEHFRTHPKDFSSRRGLLLMVGRRNRLLKYLAETDRSSYTNLIRKLGLRK, encoded by the coding sequence ATGACCATTTCGGCCACACGCAAGCAGCAGGTCATCACCGGCACTCGCCGGCACGACACCGACAGCGGATCCCCCGAGGTGCAAGTTGCGATTCTCACGGAGCGCATCAGCGAACTCCAGGAGCACTTTCGCACCCACCCCAAGGACTTCTCGTCGCGTCGCGGTCTGCTGCTCATGGTGGGACGGCGCAATCGGCTTCTGAAGTATCTCGCCGAGACCGACCGCTCCTCCTACACCAACCTCATCAGGAAGCTCGGCCTGCGCAAGTAG
- a CDS encoding YkgJ family cysteine cluster protein, which produces MGLPLQVLPLPVQRYSCHGCGDCCRDFTVQLSPEDLARLERQGWRERLGEPVTVEFQGQAFLRQRDDGACIFLMDNGLCRVHSEFGFDEKPLACRVFPFSLAPGPRAAMAGINFACQSVRQSRGAALPSHMESLRDFQGALPEARRASVIRLSGKLVADEGEVDALIAAIDGWLTRLEEPFEVRLDGLAWIAQQLMAAKLDTVRGRRFEELLDLLVGALPDELLHLPIEAPSRRQMSLLRQAVFARTEDPKIPEISRRGRLRTVLSQLWRSRRFSRGKGVIPPIGLAWPRGGRLERVAALPGAARGPDAEAIEELMTRWLRATILGGRAWGSGFYGWPMTEGLGALIVNLASLGWLARAHAVAEGAPAVRLADVSAALGRIDRSAGRARWLGGSAERLRLEYFARHDGLRRLTRELWFASPASSAPPT; this is translated from the coding sequence ATGGGATTGCCTCTCCAGGTCCTGCCGCTGCCCGTTCAGCGCTACTCCTGTCACGGGTGCGGCGACTGCTGCCGGGACTTCACCGTGCAGCTTTCACCGGAGGATCTCGCCCGACTTGAGAGGCAGGGGTGGCGGGAGCGACTGGGTGAGCCGGTGACCGTCGAGTTCCAGGGGCAGGCCTTTCTGCGACAGCGTGACGATGGTGCGTGCATCTTTCTGATGGACAACGGCCTCTGCCGCGTGCACTCGGAGTTCGGCTTCGACGAGAAGCCGCTCGCCTGTCGCGTCTTTCCCTTCTCGCTGGCGCCGGGGCCGCGCGCGGCGATGGCCGGTATCAACTTCGCGTGCCAGTCGGTGCGGCAGAGTCGCGGCGCGGCGCTTCCAAGCCACATGGAGTCCCTTCGCGACTTCCAGGGGGCGCTGCCGGAAGCGCGGCGCGCCTCGGTCATTCGCCTCTCCGGCAAGCTCGTGGCCGATGAGGGCGAAGTTGATGCGCTCATCGCGGCCATTGATGGCTGGCTTACCCGACTCGAAGAGCCCTTCGAAGTCCGTCTTGACGGCCTCGCGTGGATCGCGCAGCAGCTCATGGCGGCGAAACTCGACACCGTGCGGGGCCGGCGCTTCGAGGAACTGCTCGACCTGCTCGTGGGGGCGCTGCCGGATGAGCTTCTGCATCTTCCGATCGAAGCGCCGTCACGACGACAGATGTCCCTGCTGCGGCAGGCGGTCTTCGCGCGTACGGAGGATCCGAAGATCCCCGAGATCTCGCGGCGCGGCCGCCTGCGCACAGTGCTCTCACAGCTCTGGCGCAGTCGGCGCTTCTCGCGGGGCAAGGGCGTCATTCCGCCGATCGGTCTCGCGTGGCCGCGCGGCGGCCGGCTGGAGCGCGTTGCGGCGCTTCCCGGTGCGGCCCGCGGACCCGACGCGGAGGCCATTGAAGAACTCATGACGCGCTGGCTTCGCGCCACCATTCTCGGCGGTCGCGCGTGGGGCTCGGGCTTCTACGGCTGGCCGATGACCGAGGGACTCGGCGCGTTGATCGTGAATCTCGCCTCGCTCGGGTGGCTTGCGCGGGCCCATGCGGTGGCCGAGGGCGCACCCGCCGTGCGACTCGCGGATGTCTCGGCGGCACTCGGGCGCATCGATCGAAGCGCCGGGCGCGCGCGGTGGCTGGGAGGAAGCGCCGAGCGATTGCGGCTCGAGTACTTCGCTCGTCACGATGGCCTGCGGCGTCTTACGCGCGAGCTCTGGTTTGCTTCGCCCGCTTCCAGC
- the pnp gene encoding polyribonucleotide nucleotidyltransferase, with product MPSLKHAIVEKQIGGRTLRMETGRIAKLASGAVVISYGDTVVLCTAVRAQPRAGIDFFPLTCDYRERTPAAGKFPGGFRKREGAPSEKEILTMRMMDRPIRPLFPDGFIDEIQLQALVLSHDGQTDADVVACTGAAAALALTDAPFQGPSATVRIGRIVTDSGPQFIINPTQAQIEFSDLDLVLSGHRDGINMIEVGAAEISEADMVEAIRFGYEQGIKPILDLVDELRRAAGAPGPNMGTPALPEASIVALVKEKAYEEMKKARQIKGKKERNDTVDALKKFIIDTHFAVPAGLTFTEHQAAERRQRDAKEALRLLEKKITHELVAEHGIRADGRGLRQIRSLDMEVSLLPRTHGSALFQRGETQSVVTCTLGTIKDEQIVDGLMPEYAKKFYLHYYFPPFCTGEAGRITGPGRREIGHGALAERSLLGILPSPEEFPYTVRLTSEITESNGSSSMASVCGGCLALMDAGVPIKGTCAGISVGRFTSAGGKVTHVTDIIGEEDFFGEMDFKVSGTRQGITGIQLDLKARGLSINEIAQIFEQAREGRLQLIEQMEGVLAAPRPDISRYAPRIIIVKIDPEKIGKLIGPGGKTIRALQERTGAQIDVEEDGTVFIATPDAAKGAQAKAEVEALGAEIKVGSIFEGKVVAVKEFGAFIELVPGTDGMCHISELSQGYVKSVTDEVKVGDLVKVKVINVDENGRIKLSRKALLVDAVVKGG from the coding sequence ATGCCATCACTCAAGCACGCCATCGTCGAAAAGCAGATCGGCGGACGCACCCTTCGTATGGAAACCGGCCGCATCGCGAAGCTCGCCTCGGGCGCCGTGGTCATCAGCTACGGCGACACGGTGGTGCTCTGCACCGCGGTGCGCGCCCAGCCTCGCGCCGGAATCGACTTCTTCCCGCTCACCTGCGACTACCGCGAGCGAACCCCCGCAGCCGGCAAGTTCCCGGGCGGCTTCCGAAAGCGTGAAGGCGCTCCGAGCGAGAAGGAGATCCTCACCATGCGGATGATGGACCGCCCGATCCGCCCGCTCTTCCCCGATGGCTTCATCGACGAGATCCAGCTCCAGGCGCTTGTGCTGAGCCACGACGGCCAGACCGACGCCGATGTCGTCGCCTGCACCGGTGCGGCCGCGGCCCTGGCGCTGACGGATGCTCCCTTCCAGGGCCCGAGCGCGACGGTGCGCATCGGTCGCATCGTCACCGACAGCGGACCCCAGTTCATCATCAACCCGACGCAGGCGCAGATTGAGTTCAGCGATCTCGATCTCGTCCTCTCCGGCCATCGCGACGGCATCAACATGATCGAAGTCGGCGCCGCGGAGATTTCCGAGGCGGACATGGTGGAAGCGATTCGCTTCGGCTATGAGCAGGGCATCAAGCCCATCCTCGACCTGGTCGACGAGCTCCGCCGCGCCGCGGGCGCCCCCGGGCCGAACATGGGAACGCCGGCGCTTCCCGAGGCCTCGATCGTGGCTCTGGTCAAGGAGAAGGCCTACGAGGAGATGAAGAAGGCCCGCCAGATCAAGGGCAAGAAGGAGCGCAACGACACGGTCGATGCGCTCAAGAAGTTCATCATCGACACCCACTTCGCCGTGCCGGCGGGTCTCACCTTCACGGAGCATCAGGCCGCCGAGCGGCGCCAGCGCGATGCGAAGGAAGCGCTGCGCCTCCTTGAGAAGAAGATCACTCACGAGCTCGTCGCCGAGCACGGCATTCGCGCCGATGGACGCGGGCTGCGCCAGATCCGGTCGCTCGACATGGAAGTCAGCCTGCTGCCCCGCACGCACGGGTCCGCACTCTTCCAGCGAGGCGAAACCCAGAGCGTCGTCACCTGCACGCTCGGCACCATCAAGGATGAGCAGATCGTCGACGGGCTCATGCCCGAGTACGCGAAGAAGTTCTACCTGCACTACTACTTCCCCCCCTTCTGCACCGGCGAGGCTGGTCGCATCACGGGACCGGGCCGACGCGAGATCGGACATGGCGCGCTCGCCGAGCGATCGCTGCTGGGCATCCTTCCCTCACCGGAGGAGTTCCCCTACACCGTCCGACTCACGAGCGAGATCACCGAGAGCAACGGCTCCTCCAGCATGGCCTCGGTTTGCGGCGGCTGCCTGGCCCTCATGGACGCCGGCGTTCCCATCAAGGGCACCTGCGCCGGCATCAGCGTCGGTCGCTTCACGAGCGCCGGCGGCAAGGTCACCCATGTGACCGACATCATCGGTGAAGAGGACTTCTTCGGCGAGATGGACTTCAAGGTCTCCGGCACGCGTCAGGGCATCACGGGCATTCAGCTCGACCTGAAGGCGCGCGGCCTCTCGATCAACGAGATCGCGCAGATCTTCGAACAGGCCCGCGAGGGTCGCCTTCAGCTCATCGAGCAGATGGAAGGCGTGCTCGCCGCGCCGCGTCCGGACATCAGCCGCTACGCGCCGCGCATCATCATCGTGAAGATCGATCCCGAGAAGATCGGCAAGCTCATCGGACCGGGCGGCAAGACAATCCGCGCCCTCCAGGAGCGCACCGGCGCCCAGATCGATGTCGAGGAGGATGGCACCGTCTTCATCGCCACGCCCGACGCCGCCAAGGGCGCTCAGGCGAAGGCCGAGGTCGAGGCGCTCGGCGCCGAGATCAAGGTGGGCTCCATCTTCGAGGGCAAGGTCGTCGCCGTGAAGGAGTTCGGTGCGTTCATCGAACTCGTCCCCGGCACCGACGGCATGTGCCACATCAGCGAGCTCTCGCAGGGCTATGTGAAGAGCGTGACTGATGAGGTCAAGGTCGGCGACCTGGTCAAGGTGAAGGTCATCAATGTCGACGAGAATGGCCGCATCAAGCTCTCCCGCAAGGCGCTCTTGGTGGACGCGGTGGTCAAGGGCGGCTGA
- the rdgB gene encoding RdgB/HAM1 family non-canonical purine NTP pyrophosphatase: MTRPRDADASRPGVSAVPAAPRAEREIVAATGNPHKLEEIRAVLEPLGVRVLSLAEAGDAGGEPDETGATFRENAAIKARDYAARLGRVVLADDSGLEVDALDGEPGVHSAHWAGREGSRADRDARNNERLLRALVGVPSERRTARFICALCMADANGVILLEAMGAVEGVIADAPRGAHGFGYDPLFVVRGLGRTSAELSAGEKNEISHRGRALRDFAQRWSERVSLPG; this comes from the coding sequence ATGACGAGGCCGCGCGACGCCGACGCATCTCGGCCGGGGGTGTCCGCAGTCCCGGCAGCGCCCCGCGCCGAGCGGGAGATCGTCGCGGCGACAGGGAACCCGCACAAGCTCGAGGAGATCCGCGCCGTCCTCGAGCCCCTCGGCGTCAGGGTGCTCTCCCTCGCCGAAGCGGGCGATGCCGGGGGGGAACCCGATGAGACGGGAGCGACCTTCCGCGAGAACGCGGCGATCAAGGCGCGGGATTACGCCGCGCGGCTCGGGCGCGTGGTGCTGGCCGATGACTCGGGGCTCGAAGTTGATGCGCTCGACGGCGAGCCCGGTGTCCACTCGGCGCACTGGGCCGGGCGCGAAGGGTCGCGCGCCGATCGCGATGCACGGAACAACGAGCGCCTGCTTCGCGCGCTCGTCGGTGTTCCATCGGAGCGGCGCACGGCCCGGTTCATCTGTGCGCTGTGCATGGCCGATGCGAACGGGGTGATCCTGCTCGAAGCGATGGGGGCGGTCGAGGGCGTCATTGCGGATGCGCCGCGCGGAGCGCATGGCTTCGGCTATGACCCGCTCTTCGTCGTGCGCGGGCTCGGCCGGACGAGTGCGGAACTTTCAGCCGGGGAGAAGAACGAGATCAGCCATCGAGGCCGCGCCCTGCGCGACTTTGCGCAGCGATGGTCGGAGCGAGTGTCGCTTCCGGGCTGA